One stretch of Streptomyces sp. A2-16 DNA includes these proteins:
- the nirD gene encoding nitrite reductase small subunit NirD, with amino-acid sequence MTLAPETTDLKVQLQLNGDWFAVCELARLLPGRGVAALLPDGRQAALFRDRAGNLYAVDNRDPFGGAAVLSRGLTGTHQGRPFVASPLLKQRFDLETGQCLDDESVRITTYEVRAV; translated from the coding sequence ATGACCCTGGCACCCGAGACCACCGACCTGAAGGTCCAACTCCAGCTGAACGGCGACTGGTTCGCGGTCTGCGAGCTGGCCCGGCTGCTCCCCGGCCGGGGGGTGGCGGCCCTGCTGCCCGACGGCCGTCAGGCGGCCCTGTTCCGCGACCGTGCGGGCAACCTGTACGCCGTCGACAACCGCGACCCCTTCGGCGGGGCGGCGGTCCTCTCCCGCGGCCTGACCGGCACCCACCAGGGCCGCCCCTTCGTCGCCTCCCCCCTGCTGAAGCAGCGGTTCGACCTGGAGACCGGGCAGTGCCTGGACGACGAGTCAGTGCGCATCACGACGTACGAGGTGCGGGCGGTGTAG
- a CDS encoding LysE family translocator, producing the protein MVPTDRLLAFAAMSFLLIVVPGPSVLFVIGRALAQGRRAALTTVAGNTAGAYVLVLAVAFGVGSIVERSVLVFTALKLAGAAYLVYLGVKAWRGRGSLRAAFAEDVAATAAGHGGLRTFGEGFAVGVTNPKTIVFFAAVLPQFVDRDHGHVTAQMLLLGLVFNVIALISDAVWGLVAATARGWFARSPRRLSLVGGVGGLTMIGLGVTVAVTGRKD; encoded by the coding sequence ATGGTTCCCACCGACCGTCTCCTCGCCTTCGCGGCCATGTCGTTCCTGCTGATCGTGGTCCCAGGACCCAGCGTGCTGTTCGTGATCGGCCGGGCCCTCGCCCAGGGCCGGCGTGCCGCCCTGACCACGGTGGCGGGCAACACGGCCGGCGCCTACGTGCTGGTCCTCGCCGTGGCGTTCGGGGTCGGCTCGATCGTGGAGCGCTCGGTCCTGGTCTTCACCGCGCTCAAGCTCGCCGGTGCCGCCTACCTCGTGTACCTGGGCGTCAAGGCGTGGCGCGGCCGCGGGTCGCTGCGGGCGGCGTTCGCCGAGGACGTGGCGGCCACCGCGGCGGGGCACGGGGGTCTGCGCACGTTCGGGGAGGGGTTCGCGGTCGGGGTGACCAACCCCAAGACGATCGTGTTCTTCGCCGCCGTGCTGCCGCAGTTCGTGGACCGCGATCACGGTCATGTGACCGCGCAGATGCTGCTGCTCGGGCTGGTGTTCAACGTCATCGCGCTGATCTCCGACGCCGTGTGGGGGCTGGTCGCGGCGACCGCTCGGGGCTGGTTCGCGCGCTCGCCGCGCCGCCTCTCCCTGGTGGGCGGGGTCGGCGGGCTGACCATGATCGGGCTGGGTGTGACGGTGGCGGTGACGGGCCGGAAGGACTGA
- a CDS encoding oxidoreductase, translated as MSGWSVEDVPDQSGRVAVVTGGNSGIGYVTARELARRGARVVLACRSEARGVQARDRLVGEVPGVEAEFARLDLGDLASVREFAATYPYDRLDLLINNAGVMALPYGTTADGFETQFGTNHLGHFALTGLLLPTLLATPAARVVTVSSTAHTLANIDIDDLNSERRYRRWIAYARSKTANLLFVHELARRLAAHGSDVIAAAAHPGYAATNLQATGPRMAGRRAAERFMEIGNRFFAQSADAGALPTLYAATAPGVLPDSFTGPALAGWRGSPAPSRRASWTRNDQASHRLWVASEQLTGVAYDALKV; from the coding sequence ATGTCAGGGTGGAGTGTCGAGGACGTTCCCGATCAGAGCGGGCGGGTGGCCGTCGTCACCGGGGGCAACAGTGGGATCGGGTACGTCACCGCGCGGGAACTCGCCCGCCGGGGCGCCCGCGTGGTCCTCGCCTGCCGCAGCGAGGCGCGCGGTGTCCAGGCCCGGGACCGGCTGGTCGGCGAGGTTCCGGGCGTGGAGGCGGAGTTCGCCCGGCTGGACCTCGGGGACCTGGCCTCCGTACGGGAGTTCGCGGCGACGTATCCCTACGACCGCCTCGACCTGCTGATCAACAACGCGGGCGTGATGGCGCTGCCGTACGGCACGACCGCGGACGGCTTCGAGACCCAGTTCGGCACCAACCACCTGGGCCACTTCGCGCTCACCGGCCTCCTGCTGCCGACGCTGCTCGCGACCCCCGCCGCGCGCGTCGTGACCGTCTCCAGCACGGCGCACACGCTGGCCAACATCGACATCGACGACCTCAACAGCGAGCGCCGCTACCGGCGTTGGATCGCCTACGCCCGCTCCAAGACCGCCAACCTGCTCTTCGTCCACGAACTGGCCCGCAGGCTGGCGGCGCACGGCTCGGACGTGATCGCGGCGGCGGCGCACCCCGGCTACGCGGCCACCAACCTCCAGGCGACGGGCCCCAGGATGGCCGGCCGCAGGGCGGCGGAACGTTTCATGGAGATCGGCAACCGCTTCTTCGCCCAGTCCGCCGACGCCGGAGCCCTGCCCACCCTCTACGCGGCCACCGCCCCCGGCGTGCTCCCCGACTCCTTCACCGGTCCCGCCCTGGCGGGGTGGCGCGGGTCCCCGGCCCCCTCCAGGCGGGCCTCCTGGACCCGCAACGACCAGGCGTCCCACCGCCTGTGGGTCGCATCGGAGCAGCTCACGGGGGTGGCGTACGACGCGCTGAAGGTCTGA
- a CDS encoding excalibur calcium-binding domain-containing protein produces the protein MTNPYQTQPAPPWPPAPPSASRTAPKWARKRFVLPALALALFVGIGIGAGDQDGTADDAKPAAAKPQPTVTVTTTATTTAAPEPEPAATVTATRTVKVTRTVTARAEADTGSGSDAGSDSGSDNTYYANCSEARAAGAAPIRRGEPGYASHLDRDNDGVACDS, from the coding sequence ATGACCAACCCGTACCAGACCCAGCCCGCCCCGCCGTGGCCGCCGGCGCCGCCGTCCGCTTCCAGGACCGCCCCCAAGTGGGCCCGGAAGAGATTCGTCCTGCCCGCCCTCGCGCTCGCGCTCTTCGTCGGCATCGGCATAGGCGCCGGTGACCAGGACGGGACGGCGGACGACGCGAAGCCGGCCGCCGCCAAGCCGCAGCCGACGGTGACCGTGACGACGACCGCGACGACGACGGCGGCCCCGGAGCCGGAACCCGCGGCCACCGTGACCGCCACCAGGACGGTCAAGGTCACCAGGACGGTCACGGCCCGCGCCGAGGCGGACACCGGCTCCGGGTCCGACGCGGGGTCCGACTCCGGGTCCGACAACACCTACTACGCCAACTGCTCCGAGGCCCGTGCCGCCGGTGCCGCGCCCATTCGTCGCGGCGAGCCCGGGTACGCCTCCCACCTGGACCGGGACAACGACGGGGTGGCCTGCGACAGCTGA
- a CDS encoding excalibur calcium-binding domain-containing protein, with amino-acid sequence MKLLSKPGAVVVAALALAVLPGAASAHDGDHPFENCTEAYAAGYANIPEGDEHYGSRLDRDGDGIGCDRPPADFKAHDDQAAAAADDTGEKGTDLAETGGGGDTTVYLAAAGSAVLLTGGTLVASARRRRAAR; translated from the coding sequence GTGAAACTGCTCAGCAAGCCCGGCGCCGTCGTCGTCGCCGCGCTGGCGCTGGCCGTGCTGCCGGGCGCCGCCTCGGCACACGACGGTGACCACCCGTTCGAGAACTGCACCGAGGCGTACGCCGCCGGCTACGCGAACATCCCCGAGGGCGACGAGCACTACGGCAGCCGGCTCGACCGGGACGGCGACGGCATCGGCTGCGACCGACCGCCCGCGGACTTCAAGGCGCACGACGACCAGGCGGCGGCAGCGGCCGACGACACCGGCGAGAAGGGCACGGACCTCGCCGAGACCGGTGGCGGCGGCGACACCACCGTGTATCTCGCCGCCGCGGGCTCGGCCGTCCTCCTCACCGGCGGCACGCTGGTGGCCTCGGCGCGCAGGCGCCGCGCCGCGCGCTGA
- the ppdK gene encoding pyruvate, phosphate dikinase yields the protein MSENKEPHVAKFVYDFTEGNKDLKDLLGGKGANLAEMTNLGLPVPPGFTITTEACKVYLDSGEEPAALRDEVSAHLDALEARMGKKLGQADDPLLVSVRSGAKFSMPGMMDTVLNIGLSDKSVQGLAKQAGDDRFAWDSYRRLIQMFGKTVLGVDGDLFEEALERAKEVKKVTVDTDLEAADLKKLVTAFKKIVKKEAGRDFPQDPREQMDLAIHAVFDSWNTDRAKLYRRQERIPGDLGTAVNVCSMVFGNLGPDSGTGVAFTRDPASGHQGVYGDYLQNAQGEDVVAGIRNTVPLAELEQIDKKSYDQLMQIMETLENHYKDLCDIEFTIERGQLWMLQTRVGKRTAGAAFRIATQLVDQGLIDEAEALQRVTGAQLAQLMFPRFDENTKVAQVGRGIAASPGAAVGKAVFDSYTAVKWSRSGEKVILVRRETNPDDLDGMIAAEGILTSRGGKTSHAAVVARGMGKTCVCGAEELEVDTKRRRMTVPGGHVVEEGDLISIDGSSGKVYLGEVPVVPSPVVEYFEGRMHAGANDADELVEAVHRIMAFADRKRRLRVRANADNAEDALRARRFGAQGIGLCRTEHMFLGDRRELVERLILADTEAEREESLKALLPLQKQDFVELFSAMDGLPVTVRLLDPPLHEFLPDITELSVRVALAESRQEPHENELRLLQAVHRLHEQNPMLGLRGVRLGLVIPGLFTMQVRAIAEAAAERKNAKGDPRAEIMIPLVGTVQELEIVREEADQVVAEVEAATGVELKLAIGTMIELPRAALTAGQIAEAAEFFSFGTNDLTQTVWGFSRDDVEASFFTAYLEKGIFGVSPFETIDKDGVGSLVKLAAEAGRKTRPDLKLGVCGEHGGDPESVHFFHEVGLDYVSCSPFRIPVARLEAGRAAITANGSDHR from the coding sequence GTGTCGGAAAACAAAGAACCCCACGTAGCGAAGTTCGTCTACGACTTCACCGAGGGAAACAAGGACCTCAAGGACCTCCTGGGTGGCAAGGGCGCGAACCTCGCCGAGATGACCAACCTGGGACTCCCCGTTCCCCCCGGCTTCACCATCACGACCGAAGCCTGCAAGGTCTACCTCGACAGCGGCGAGGAGCCGGCGGCACTGCGTGACGAGGTGAGTGCGCACCTCGACGCGCTGGAGGCCCGCATGGGCAAGAAGCTCGGCCAGGCCGACGACCCGCTGCTCGTCTCGGTCCGCTCCGGCGCGAAGTTCTCCATGCCCGGAATGATGGACACGGTCCTGAACATCGGTCTCTCCGACAAGTCGGTCCAGGGTCTCGCCAAGCAGGCCGGCGACGACCGTTTCGCCTGGGACTCCTACCGACGCCTCATCCAGATGTTCGGCAAGACCGTCCTCGGCGTCGACGGCGACCTCTTCGAGGAGGCCCTCGAGAGGGCCAAGGAGGTCAAGAAGGTCACGGTCGACACCGACCTGGAGGCCGCCGACCTCAAGAAGCTCGTCACCGCCTTCAAGAAGATCGTCAAGAAGGAGGCGGGCCGGGACTTCCCGCAGGACCCGCGCGAGCAGATGGACCTCGCCATCCACGCGGTCTTCGACTCCTGGAACACCGACCGCGCCAAGCTCTACCGCCGCCAGGAGCGCATCCCCGGCGACCTCGGCACCGCGGTCAACGTCTGCTCGATGGTCTTCGGCAACCTCGGCCCCGACTCCGGCACCGGCGTCGCCTTCACCCGTGACCCCGCCTCCGGCCACCAGGGCGTCTACGGCGACTACCTCCAGAACGCCCAGGGCGAGGACGTCGTCGCGGGCATCCGCAACACCGTCCCGCTCGCGGAGCTGGAGCAGATCGACAAGAAGTCGTACGACCAGCTGATGCAGATCATGGAGACGCTGGAGAACCACTACAAGGACCTCTGCGACATCGAGTTCACGATCGAGCGCGGTCAGCTGTGGATGCTCCAGACCCGGGTCGGCAAGCGCACGGCGGGTGCGGCCTTCCGGATCGCCACACAGCTCGTGGACCAGGGGCTCATCGACGAGGCCGAGGCGCTCCAGCGTGTCACCGGCGCCCAGCTGGCCCAGCTGATGTTCCCGCGCTTCGACGAGAACACCAAGGTCGCGCAGGTCGGCCGGGGCATCGCGGCCTCGCCGGGCGCGGCCGTCGGCAAGGCGGTCTTCGACTCGTACACCGCGGTGAAGTGGTCGCGTTCGGGCGAGAAGGTCATCCTGGTCCGCCGGGAGACCAACCCCGACGACCTCGACGGCATGATCGCGGCCGAGGGCATCCTGACCTCGCGCGGCGGCAAGACCTCCCACGCGGCCGTCGTCGCGCGCGGCATGGGCAAGACCTGTGTCTGCGGCGCGGAGGAGCTGGAGGTCGACACCAAGCGGCGCCGGATGACCGTGCCGGGCGGGCATGTGGTGGAGGAGGGCGACCTCATCTCCATCGACGGCTCCAGCGGCAAGGTGTACCTCGGTGAGGTGCCGGTCGTGCCGTCGCCGGTCGTGGAGTACTTCGAGGGCCGGATGCACGCGGGCGCCAACGACGCCGACGAGCTGGTCGAGGCCGTGCACCGGATCATGGCGTTCGCCGACCGCAAGCGCCGCCTGCGGGTGCGTGCCAACGCGGACAACGCCGAGGACGCGCTGCGCGCCCGCCGCTTCGGGGCGCAGGGCATCGGTCTGTGCCGTACCGAGCACATGTTCCTCGGCGATCGCCGTGAGCTGGTCGAGCGCCTCATCCTGGCCGACACGGAGGCGGAGCGCGAGGAGTCGCTGAAGGCGCTGCTCCCGCTGCAGAAGCAGGACTTCGTGGAGCTGTTCTCGGCGATGGACGGGCTGCCGGTGACGGTACGGCTGCTGGACCCGCCGCTGCACGAGTTCCTCCCCGACATCACCGAGCTGTCGGTCCGCGTGGCGCTGGCGGAGTCCCGCCAGGAGCCGCACGAGAACGAACTCCGGCTGCTGCAGGCCGTGCACCGGCTGCACGAGCAGAACCCGATGCTGGGCCTGCGCGGCGTGCGTCTGGGCCTGGTCATCCCCGGCCTGTTCACCATGCAGGTCCGCGCGATCGCCGAGGCGGCGGCCGAACGCAAGAACGCCAAGGGCGACCCGCGCGCGGAGATCATGATCCCGCTCGTCGGCACCGTCCAGGAGCTGGAGATCGTCCGCGAGGAGGCCGACCAGGTCGTCGCGGAGGTCGAGGCGGCGACGGGCGTGGAGCTGAAGCTGGCGATCGGCACGATGATCGAGCTCCCGCGTGCCGCGCTGACCGCCGGTCAGATCGCGGAGGCGGCGGAGTTCTTCTCCTTCGGCACCAACGACCTCACCCAGACGGTGTGGGGCTTCAGCCGGGACGACGTGGAGGCCTCGTTCTTCACGGCGTACCTGGAGAAGGGCATCTTCGGAGTGTCGCCGTTCGAGACGATCGACAAGGACGGTGTCGGCTCCCTCGTGAAGCTGGCCGCGGAGGCGGGCCGTAAGACCCGCCCCGACCTCAAGCTCGGCGTCTGCGGCGAGCACGGCGGTGACCCGGAGTCGGTCCACTTCTTCCACGAGGTGGGTCTGGACTACGTCTCCTGCTCGCCGTTCCGTATCCCGGTCGCCCGCCTGGAGGCGGGGCGCGCGGCGATCACGGCGAACGGGAGCGACCACCGGTAG
- a CDS encoding ROK family protein, which yields MAGRSQTGAGDLLELVRSGRAVTRGALQQATGLSRATVGQRLDRLFRAGWLREGAGGPVDSPLGGRPSITLEFDDAHAVVLAADLETRHARACVLSLTGEILAEHSGTLVIEDGPDAVLGELGRWFAELLEKAGQRPEEVCGIGLAVPGPVDMDSGRVVQPPIMPGWDGYDIRGRLARSFIEHTGAGPVPVLVDNDANLMAYGEQRTARPDCSAFVLVKVSTGIGAGVVVDGSIYRGVDGGAGDLGHIRVPAGAEALCRCGSYGCLAAVASGGAVARRLAAAGVPAASGSDVRDLLASGHPEAAALAREAGRQVGDVLATVVTLLNPGVLMIAGDLAGTPFLTGVRELLYQRALPRSTARLEVVTSRLGERAGLVGAGALVVEHLYAPERVEERLLAMGV from the coding sequence ATGGCTGGACGGAGTCAGACCGGCGCCGGAGATCTGCTCGAACTGGTCCGCAGCGGGCGAGCCGTCACGCGCGGAGCGCTCCAGCAGGCCACCGGACTGTCCCGGGCGACCGTCGGCCAGCGCCTCGACCGCCTCTTCCGCGCGGGCTGGCTCCGCGAGGGCGCCGGAGGCCCCGTCGACTCCCCGCTGGGCGGCCGCCCCTCCATCACCCTGGAGTTCGACGACGCCCACGCCGTCGTCCTGGCCGCCGATCTGGAGACCCGCCACGCGCGTGCGTGCGTGCTCTCCCTGACCGGCGAGATCCTCGCCGAGCACAGCGGCACCCTGGTGATCGAGGACGGCCCGGACGCCGTGCTCGGCGAGCTGGGCCGCTGGTTCGCCGAACTGCTGGAGAAGGCGGGACAACGGCCGGAAGAGGTCTGCGGCATCGGGCTCGCCGTCCCGGGCCCGGTCGACATGGACAGCGGCCGGGTCGTGCAGCCGCCGATCATGCCCGGCTGGGACGGCTACGACATACGAGGCCGCCTCGCCCGGTCCTTCATCGAGCACACCGGGGCGGGCCCGGTCCCCGTGCTCGTCGACAACGACGCCAACCTCATGGCGTACGGCGAACAGCGCACCGCCCGCCCCGACTGCTCGGCCTTCGTCCTGGTCAAGGTCTCGACCGGCATCGGCGCCGGAGTCGTGGTCGACGGCTCGATCTACCGGGGCGTCGACGGCGGCGCGGGCGACCTGGGCCACATCCGGGTGCCGGCCGGCGCCGAGGCGCTGTGCCGGTGCGGTTCCTACGGCTGTCTCGCCGCCGTCGCGAGCGGCGGCGCCGTGGCCCGACGGCTGGCGGCGGCCGGGGTGCCGGCGGCCTCGGGCTCGGATGTGCGGGACCTGCTGGCGTCCGGGCACCCGGAGGCGGCGGCGCTCGCGCGCGAGGCGGGGCGGCAGGTCGGGGACGTCCTGGCGACCGTCGTGACCCTGCTCAACCCCGGGGTCCTGATGATCGCGGGAGATTTGGCCGGAACCCCCTTCCTCACGGGTGTCCGGGAGCTGCTGTACCAGCGGGCGCTGCCACGCTCCACCGCCCGCCTCGAGGTCGTGACGTCACGGCTGGGGGAGCGGGCCGGGCTGGTCGGGGCGGGTGCGCTGGTGGTGGAGCATCTGTACGCACCCGAGCGGGTCGAGGAGCGGTTGCTGGCGATGGGCGTATGA
- a CDS encoding glycogen debranching N-terminal domain-containing protein, with protein MTDRHHLLVHGGTFAAVGDGGDISGVRGGGSSPDGLFVRDARHLSRWQLTVDGAVPEALSPVADGDTARCVLVPRGGRQDTPAYTLFREQAVGDGSFVESLRITSNRPVSTTVRLAITADADFTDQFELRSDYRTYPKTGATRSREVLDDGVEFGYQRREWRSRTTVTADPAPDGVEETGTGARRLVWTLDLEPHGTAELTLRVMARPHGDTRALRVPSSPAALNRQHLAMEGEFVEGVAFPTGWPELAAACARGLADLASLQVPATGPDGEELRVPAAGAPWFLTLLGRDALLTSLFALPYRPQLAAATLPALAATQATETGAASVAQPGKIVHEVRHGELAHFEQVPYGRYYGSVDATPLFLVLLGAYVEHTADLSLARRLEPHARAAIGWMLDHGGLTSRGYLVYRADQGGLANQNWKDSPGSICGADGTRPSGPVMAAGAQGYAYDALRRTAWVARTVWEDETYAALLEQAAADLRDRFQRDFWMPDRSFPALALDGEGRQVDALASDAGHLLWSGLLDKEYGELVGRRLLEPDFFSGWGVRTLAAGQAAYHPLSYHRGSVWPHDNALITLGLARYGLHDEARSVAHGLVDAATATGHRLPEVLAGYGRESHGEPVPYPHACVRESRSAAAPLALLTAVGGA; from the coding sequence ATGACGGACCGGCATCATCTGCTCGTGCACGGCGGGACGTTCGCTGCCGTGGGTGACGGCGGGGACATCAGCGGCGTCCGGGGCGGCGGCAGCTCCCCGGACGGGCTGTTCGTCCGCGACGCCCGGCATCTGAGCCGCTGGCAGCTCACGGTCGACGGCGCGGTACCGGAAGCGCTGTCGCCGGTGGCCGACGGCGACACCGCGCGCTGTGTCCTCGTCCCGCGGGGCGGCCGCCAGGACACCCCCGCCTACACCCTCTTCCGCGAGCAGGCCGTGGGGGACGGCTCGTTCGTCGAGTCCCTGCGGATCACCAGCAACCGCCCGGTTTCGACGACGGTCCGGCTCGCGATCACCGCGGACGCCGACTTCACCGACCAGTTCGAACTGCGCTCCGACTACCGCACCTACCCGAAGACCGGCGCCACCCGCTCCCGCGAAGTCCTCGACGACGGAGTGGAGTTCGGCTACCAGCGCCGCGAATGGCGGTCCCGTACGACGGTGACGGCCGACCCCGCCCCGGACGGCGTCGAGGAGACGGGCACCGGAGCCAGGCGCCTGGTCTGGACGCTCGATCTGGAGCCGCACGGCACGGCCGAGCTGACCCTGCGCGTGATGGCCAGGCCGCACGGTGACACGCGGGCCCTGCGGGTGCCGAGCTCCCCCGCCGCACTGAACCGCCAGCACCTCGCGATGGAGGGCGAGTTCGTGGAGGGCGTCGCCTTCCCGACCGGCTGGCCCGAGCTGGCCGCCGCCTGTGCCCGCGGTCTGGCCGACCTCGCCTCGCTCCAGGTACCGGCGACCGGCCCGGACGGCGAGGAACTGCGCGTCCCTGCCGCCGGAGCCCCGTGGTTCCTCACGCTCCTGGGCCGCGACGCCCTCCTCACCTCGCTCTTCGCCCTTCCCTACCGCCCCCAGCTGGCCGCCGCCACCCTCCCCGCCCTCGCCGCGACCCAGGCGACCGAGACCGGCGCGGCCTCCGTGGCCCAGCCCGGCAAGATCGTGCACGAGGTACGGCACGGGGAGCTCGCGCACTTCGAGCAGGTGCCGTACGGCCGCTACTACGGCTCGGTGGACGCCACCCCGCTGTTCCTCGTCCTGCTCGGCGCGTACGTGGAACACACCGCGGACCTCTCGCTCGCCCGGCGCCTGGAGCCCCATGCCCGCGCGGCGATCGGCTGGATGCTGGACCACGGCGGGCTCACCTCGCGCGGCTACCTCGTCTACCGCGCCGACCAGGGCGGCCTCGCCAACCAGAACTGGAAGGACTCCCCGGGGTCGATCTGCGGCGCCGACGGGACGCGCCCGAGCGGGCCGGTGATGGCGGCGGGCGCCCAGGGCTACGCGTACGACGCGCTGCGCAGGACCGCGTGGGTGGCCCGCACGGTGTGGGAGGACGAGACGTACGCGGCCCTCCTCGAACAGGCCGCGGCGGACCTGCGGGACCGCTTCCAGCGGGACTTCTGGATGCCGGACCGCTCCTTCCCCGCCCTCGCGCTGGACGGGGAGGGCCGTCAGGTCGACGCGCTGGCCTCCGACGCCGGGCATCTGCTGTGGTCGGGGCTGCTCGACAAGGAGTACGGAGAGCTGGTGGGGCGGCGCCTGCTGGAGCCTGACTTCTTCTCCGGGTGGGGGGTCCGGACCCTGGCGGCCGGACAGGCGGCGTACCACCCGCTGTCGTACCACCGGGGATCGGTGTGGCCCCACGACAACGCGCTGATCACGCTGGGGCTGGCCCGGTACGGACTGCACGACGAGGCCCGCTCGGTGGCGCACGGCCTGGTGGACGCGGCGACGGCCACCGGGCACCGGCTGCCGGAGGTGCTGGCGGGGTACGGGCGGGAGTCCCACGGGGAGCCGGTGCCGTATCCGCACGCGTGTGTGCGGGAGTCCCGCTCCGCGGCGGCACCCCTCGCGCTGCTGACGGCGGTCGGGGGCGCCTGA
- a CDS encoding CDP-alcohol phosphatidyltransferase: protein MSETLAEITSPETEATDTDKPSLRTRLARRRDAHPTAVRNARRALDVLALLLVLGALLLPNKITYLHPREFARIPAEAILGAAVALALPRRPRLVVAVASGVGLGVMTILNLLDMGFNDYLGRPFNVVLDWELLDDAQSYVADSMGGAVAVGAVVGVVVLVLLLLSLMTWAMVRLSSLLVVLDRQLATRGTLLAATVWVTCSALGLQVFGTPLASEHTAALATLQAKRVLYTVRDEAEFQKVAKVDAFGNTPGSQLVPDLRGKDMIFTFIESYGRSAVEDPGIAPGVDKTLDTSTAALAKAGFHAKSGWLTSATYGGSSWLGHSTTLSGLWIDNQQRYRTVMASDHLSLTKAFKKTGDWDTVGVMPGVQKGWPEQKYYGLDKVYNAFQLGYKGPKFSWSTMPDQYALEAYQRQVHGKKRDKPLMSEIILTSSHQPWAPIPKMVDWDDLGDGSVFKAIQKAGNKASDIIADPTRSKQEYGKSISYSVTSLTQWLERYGSDDTVLVFLGDHQPIARVSGENASRDVPISIVAKDPKVLDKIASWNWTDGLKPAHNAPVWKMSSFRDRFLTAYGSTPHPSKG, encoded by the coding sequence GTGTCCGAGACCCTTGCAGAGATCACGTCGCCCGAGACCGAGGCGACCGACACGGACAAGCCGTCCCTGCGCACACGTCTCGCCCGCCGGAGGGACGCCCACCCCACCGCCGTACGGAACGCCCGCCGGGCCCTCGACGTCCTCGCCCTCCTGCTCGTCCTCGGCGCCCTGCTGCTGCCGAACAAGATCACCTATCTGCACCCGCGGGAGTTCGCGCGGATTCCGGCCGAGGCGATCCTCGGGGCGGCGGTGGCGCTCGCGCTGCCACGCAGGCCGCGGCTGGTGGTGGCCGTGGCGTCCGGGGTGGGGCTCGGAGTGATGACGATCCTGAACCTGCTGGACATGGGGTTCAACGACTACCTCGGGCGGCCCTTCAACGTCGTCCTCGACTGGGAACTGCTCGACGACGCCCAGTCGTACGTCGCGGACTCGATGGGCGGGGCCGTGGCGGTCGGAGCCGTGGTCGGCGTGGTCGTCCTCGTGCTCCTGCTGCTCTCCCTGATGACATGGGCCATGGTCAGGCTGAGCAGTCTGCTGGTGGTCCTGGACCGGCAGCTCGCCACCCGGGGAACCCTCCTCGCCGCCACCGTCTGGGTCACCTGTTCCGCCCTCGGGCTCCAGGTCTTCGGCACCCCGCTGGCCTCCGAGCACACCGCCGCGCTCGCCACGCTCCAGGCCAAGCGGGTGCTGTACACCGTGCGGGACGAGGCGGAGTTCCAGAAGGTCGCCAAGGTCGACGCCTTCGGCAACACGCCGGGCTCCCAGCTGGTGCCCGATCTGCGCGGCAAGGACATGATCTTCACCTTCATCGAGAGCTACGGCCGCAGCGCCGTCGAGGACCCGGGCATCGCGCCCGGCGTCGACAAGACCCTCGACACCAGCACCGCGGCCCTCGCGAAGGCCGGCTTCCACGCGAAGAGCGGCTGGCTGACCTCGGCGACGTACGGCGGCAGCAGCTGGCTCGGCCACTCGACGACCCTGTCCGGCCTCTGGATCGACAACCAGCAGCGCTACCGCACCGTCATGGCCAGCGACCACCTCAGTCTCACCAAGGCCTTCAAGAAGACCGGCGACTGGGACACGGTCGGGGTGATGCCGGGCGTCCAGAAGGGCTGGCCCGAGCAGAAGTACTACGGCCTCGACAAGGTCTACAACGCCTTCCAGCTCGGCTACAAGGGACCCAAGTTCAGCTGGTCGACGATGCCCGACCAGTACGCCCTGGAGGCCTACCAGCGCCAGGTCCACGGCAAGAAGCGCGACAAGCCGCTGATGTCCGAGATCATCCTGACCTCCAGCCACCAGCCCTGGGCGCCCATCCCGAAGATGGTCGACTGGGACGACCTGGGCGACGGCTCGGTCTTCAAGGCCATCCAGAAGGCCGGCAACAAGGCCTCCGACATCATCGCCGACCCCACCCGCTCCAAGCAGGAGTACGGCAAGTCCATCTCCTACTCGGTGACTTCACTCACCCAGTGGCTGGAGCGCTACGGCAGCGACGACACGGTCCTCGTCTTCCTCGGCGACCACCAGCCGATCGCCCGGGTCAGCGGCGAGAACGCCAGCCGTGACGTACCGATCTCCATCGTCGCCAAGGACCCGAAGGTCCTCGACAAGATCGCGTCCTGGAACTGGACGGACGGCCTCAAGCCGGCCCACAACGCCCCGGTCTGGAAGATGAGCTCCTTCCGAGACCGCTTCCTGACGGCCTACGGCTCGACTCCGCATCCGTCGAAGGGGTGA